One region of Thiomonas intermedia genomic DNA includes:
- a CDS encoding non-ribosomal peptide synthetase: protein MNDLSHASAATAVDYDPFADAAPVARVAPTTEAQREIWLACQLGGDATLAYNESVTLHLHGAIELPHLSAAVRNLADRHDALRATLSADGEQLLIAEHVDLDLPVDDLRALTSDQRDAALSQAAAQAVSTPFDLQHGPLFRARLMRLADDHVALLLSAHHIVCDGWSFGVLVSEIGALYAAQRGEAPEPDAPASFASFAQALVERQATEDHRADEAYWLNRYASVPAVLELPCDHTRPAIRAFSSKRADHVLPAPLVAAVRQLGAKSGASLFSTLLCTFGALLQRLSGNDEVVVGVPAAGQTLQGFETVVGHGVNLLPLRLMPDTAAPLAQSLPAVQSAVLDAFEHQHYTFGTLLQKLLIERDPSRVPLAPVMFNLDQAIDLRSFGDLQVKVSSNPRLAENFELFVNAVPLADGGLQLECQYAASLFDDATVRRWLASYEALLVQLCASPDKALGDLDIVTAADRQQLARLNATSSPLPPGLLLHQLLHAQAVRTPEATALVSGGASLTYVQLWAQAQRIAHALRARGVQRGSRVGLCLPRDADMVPALLGVLLAGAGYVPLDPSFPASRLADMAEDADLALLIAKSASAEALPWPREQSLWLDTDAAEIAAQPDTAPAADAKRDATPESLAYMIYTSGSTGKPKGVMLPHRAVVNFLLAVTQRPGLKVGDMLLAVTTLSFDIAVLELMLPLTVGAAVLLASKEETADGFALRDLLDRFPVTAMQATPSTWRLLFSAGWAGHRKLKALVGGEPLPPDLAAQLQRHCGEVWNMYGPTETTVWSTCWQVHDTAAAIAIGTPLANTQVWVLDPRGNLCPVGVPGEIHIGGASVALGYWQRETLTAERFVPDPFAAQGNAGPPQVSLTPTGGGLGEAQPWGRSSPGARMYRTGDRGRWRNDGQLEHLGRLDFQVKLRGFRIELGDIESHLTQHADVAQAVALVREDTPGDARLVAYVVAPAGHAAPTAAVLRAHLAASLPAYMVPQHFIALPTLPLLPNGKIDRKQLPSPTTGSAAVKAERRLPRTPTQKRVAEVMEQVLRLPGMALDDDFFALGGHSLLAAQLAARLREQTGLDVQMRTVFDAPNIDGLSRWIDTHAQDSSAKAEAIPHRSEQTVAPASLQQGRIWFLEQLDPGLPTYNTPSAHRLRGALDVVALERALNAMIARQASLRTVIIEEDGTPLQVVAPELTVQLGEIHDLSTLPTANREAELMKRLQARSAEVFDLGELPLFKLGLYRLAKDDHVLFFMPHHIIWDGWSFDLIYDEMAALYPAFAEGRTPDLVPLPVTYGDYSAWQRRWLETPDLQRQLGYWREQLTPLPAPLSLPADRPRPKRMTGGGDTYWFNHSADWFTRLHQFALQQDATPYMVLLGAFAALLWRQSGQTDLVIGTPVRGRPSVDLEKVMGFFVNALPLRIRPDPAQSFASLVRQVRGVVLSAFAAPDAPLEQMLHFSSVQRDDSRNPIYQAFFSYQDVRQRNTHWGTLEQENLKVYQPAAAEDVRLWFLNNPNGVTGGLTYNTDVFDAPHIADWMTQYSQLLADAIADPEASLADLPALRGTAQASPSTTSTASPAVSPGLPAAATLTANDLQTETERQLAALWTELLATPHIAPDDNFFDLGGHSLLVMQALSRMEKQTGKRLGPRHYVFDSLRQIALEYDKAKQAAPSGKKSLFQRLFGKEVSSSTHSAN from the coding sequence ATGAACGACCTCTCCCACGCCTCGGCCGCCACGGCGGTCGACTACGACCCCTTCGCCGACGCCGCGCCCGTCGCCCGCGTCGCCCCCACCACCGAAGCCCAGCGCGAGATCTGGCTGGCCTGCCAACTCGGCGGCGACGCCACGCTGGCGTACAACGAATCGGTCACCCTCCATCTGCACGGCGCCATCGAGCTGCCACACCTCAGCGCTGCCGTGCGCAACCTGGCCGACCGGCATGACGCACTGCGCGCCACCTTGAGCGCCGACGGCGAGCAATTGCTCATCGCCGAGCATGTGGACCTCGACCTCCCCGTGGACGACCTGCGCGCGCTCACGTCCGATCAGCGCGACGCCGCCCTGAGCCAAGCCGCAGCCCAGGCCGTCTCCACACCGTTTGACTTGCAGCACGGCCCGCTGTTTCGCGCCCGCCTAATGCGGCTGGCCGACGACCACGTCGCCCTGCTGCTCAGCGCGCATCACATCGTCTGCGACGGCTGGTCGTTCGGCGTGCTGGTGAGCGAGATCGGTGCGCTCTATGCAGCCCAACGAGGCGAGGCGCCCGAGCCAGACGCGCCTGCCAGCTTCGCCTCCTTCGCACAGGCGCTTGTCGAGCGCCAAGCCACCGAAGACCATCGCGCCGATGAGGCGTACTGGCTCAACCGCTACGCCAGCGTGCCCGCCGTGCTGGAGCTTCCTTGCGACCACACCCGGCCCGCCATCCGAGCCTTTTCCTCCAAACGCGCCGACCATGTCTTGCCCGCCCCGCTGGTCGCGGCCGTTCGCCAGCTTGGGGCCAAGTCCGGTGCCAGCCTGTTCTCGACCTTGCTCTGCACCTTCGGCGCCCTGTTGCAGCGGCTCTCAGGCAATGACGAGGTCGTGGTCGGCGTGCCCGCTGCCGGGCAAACCCTGCAGGGCTTCGAGACGGTCGTGGGCCACGGCGTCAATCTGCTGCCCTTGCGCCTGATGCCCGACACCGCCGCTCCGCTGGCGCAATCGCTACCTGCGGTGCAATCGGCCGTGCTCGATGCCTTTGAGCATCAGCACTACACCTTCGGCACCCTGTTGCAGAAATTGCTGATCGAACGCGATCCGTCGCGGGTGCCACTCGCCCCGGTCATGTTCAACCTCGACCAGGCCATCGACCTGCGCAGCTTCGGCGACTTGCAGGTCAAGGTGTCGTCCAACCCGCGTCTGGCCGAGAACTTCGAGCTGTTCGTCAACGCCGTCCCGCTGGCCGATGGTGGCCTGCAGCTTGAGTGCCAATACGCCGCATCGCTGTTCGACGACGCCACCGTGCGCCGCTGGCTGGCGAGCTACGAGGCCCTGCTGGTCCAGTTATGCGCTTCTCCTGACAAGGCGCTGGGCGATCTCGACATCGTCACCGCTGCCGACCGGCAGCAGCTCGCTCGGCTCAACGCCACCTCGTCACCGCTGCCGCCGGGCCTGTTGCTGCACCAGCTTCTTCATGCCCAGGCTGTTCGCACGCCCGAGGCCACCGCTCTGGTTTCCGGCGGAGCGTCACTGACCTATGTCCAACTCTGGGCACAGGCCCAACGCATTGCCCATGCGCTGCGCGCACGCGGCGTACAGCGCGGCTCGCGCGTGGGTCTATGCCTGCCCCGCGATGCCGACATGGTGCCCGCCCTGCTCGGCGTGTTGCTGGCCGGTGCGGGTTATGTGCCTCTCGATCCGAGCTTTCCCGCCTCGCGGCTGGCCGACATGGCCGAAGACGCCGACCTGGCTCTGCTGATCGCCAAGTCGGCGTCTGCCGAGGCCCTGCCCTGGCCGCGCGAGCAAAGCCTCTGGCTCGACACGGATGCCGCCGAAATCGCCGCCCAGCCCGACACCGCGCCTGCGGCAGATGCCAAACGCGACGCCACGCCCGAGTCGCTGGCCTACATGATTTACACCTCCGGCTCCACCGGCAAACCCAAGGGCGTCATGCTGCCGCATCGCGCCGTGGTGAACTTTCTGCTCGCAGTCACCCAAAGGCCCGGCCTCAAAGTCGGCGACATGCTGCTGGCGGTGACCACCCTGTCGTTCGACATTGCCGTCCTTGAACTCATGCTGCCCCTGACCGTGGGCGCCGCCGTGCTGCTGGCCAGCAAAGAAGAAACCGCTGATGGCTTCGCCCTGCGCGATCTGCTCGACCGATTCCCTGTCACCGCCATGCAGGCCACGCCGAGCACCTGGCGCCTGTTGTTCAGCGCAGGCTGGGCCGGGCACCGCAAGCTCAAAGCCCTGGTGGGCGGCGAGCCCCTGCCCCCCGACCTTGCCGCGCAGTTGCAGCGCCATTGCGGCGAGGTTTGGAATATGTACGGCCCAACCGAAACCACCGTATGGTCGACCTGCTGGCAGGTGCACGACACTGCCGCGGCCATTGCCATCGGCACGCCACTGGCCAACACCCAGGTCTGGGTGCTCGATCCGCGCGGCAACCTTTGCCCGGTGGGCGTTCCCGGCGAAATCCACATCGGCGGCGCCAGCGTGGCGCTGGGCTACTGGCAGCGCGAAACCCTGACCGCCGAGCGTTTCGTTCCCGACCCCTTTGCCGCTCAAGGAAACGCAGGGCCGCCCCAAGTTTCCTTGACCCCCACGGGGGGCGGGCTGGGCGAAGCCCAGCCCTGGGGACGCTCATCACCCGGTGCCCGCATGTACCGCACCGGCGACCGCGGCCGCTGGCGCAACGACGGTCAACTCGAACACCTAGGACGGCTGGATTTCCAGGTCAAACTGCGCGGCTTCCGCATCGAGCTGGGTGACATCGAATCGCACCTGACACAGCATGCCGACGTGGCGCAGGCCGTAGCCCTAGTGCGCGAAGACACACCGGGTGACGCCCGGCTGGTGGCTTATGTCGTCGCGCCAGCCGGCCATGCCGCCCCCACCGCCGCCGTGCTTCGTGCTCACCTGGCCGCCAGCTTGCCCGCGTACATGGTGCCCCAGCATTTCATCGCGCTGCCGACTCTGCCCCTCTTGCCCAACGGCAAGATCGACCGCAAGCAACTGCCGTCGCCCACCACCGGCAGCGCTGCGGTCAAGGCCGAGCGCCGACTACCGCGAACGCCCACACAAAAGCGCGTGGCCGAGGTGATGGAGCAGGTGCTGCGCCTGCCTGGTATGGCCCTCGATGACGACTTCTTCGCTCTCGGTGGTCATTCGCTTCTGGCGGCTCAGCTGGCGGCGCGACTGCGCGAGCAGACCGGCCTCGACGTGCAGATGCGCACCGTGTTTGATGCGCCCAATATCGACGGGCTGTCCCGCTGGATTGACACCCACGCCCAGGACAGCAGCGCCAAGGCCGAGGCGATTCCTCATCGCAGCGAGCAAACCGTCGCACCGGCCTCGCTGCAACAAGGGCGCATCTGGTTCCTCGAACAACTCGACCCCGGCCTGCCGACCTACAACACGCCCTCCGCCCACCGCCTGCGGGGTGCGCTTGACGTGGTCGCGCTCGAACGCGCCCTCAACGCCATGATCGCGCGTCAAGCCTCGTTGCGCACCGTGATCATCGAGGAGGACGGTACACCCTTGCAGGTCGTCGCGCCTGAGTTGACCGTGCAACTGGGCGAGATTCACGATCTATCCACTCTGCCGACCGCTAACCGCGAAGCAGAATTGATGAAGCGCTTGCAGGCCCGAAGCGCCGAGGTCTTCGATCTAGGCGAATTGCCGCTGTTCAAACTGGGGCTGTATCGGCTGGCGAAAGACGATCATGTGCTGTTTTTCATGCCGCATCACATCATCTGGGACGGCTGGTCTTTCGATCTCATTTATGACGAGATGGCAGCGCTCTACCCCGCTTTTGCAGAAGGCCGTACCCCAGATTTGGTACCGCTTCCTGTCACTTATGGCGACTATTCCGCCTGGCAACGGCGATGGCTTGAAACGCCCGACCTTCAGCGCCAGCTTGGCTACTGGCGCGAACAACTCACGCCGCTACCCGCTCCACTGAGTCTTCCCGCAGACCGGCCCCGTCCCAAGCGCATGACCGGTGGCGGCGACACCTACTGGTTCAACCATTCGGCCGATTGGTTTACCCGCCTGCATCAATTCGCTCTCCAACAAGACGCCACGCCTTACATGGTGTTGCTCGGCGCCTTTGCGGCGCTGCTGTGGCGGCAATCCGGTCAAACCGATCTGGTCATCGGCACACCGGTACGCGGCCGCCCTTCGGTGGACCTGGAAAAGGTCATGGGCTTTTTCGTGAACGCCTTGCCGCTGCGGATTCGCCCCGATCCGGCGCAGTCGTTTGCATCCTTGGTACGGCAAGTGCGCGGTGTCGTACTTAGTGCGTTTGCCGCGCCCGATGCGCCGCTGGAGCAGATGCTGCATTTCTCATCTGTTCAAAGAGACGACAGCCGCAACCCGATCTATCAGGCCTTTTTCTCCTATCAAGACGTGCGACAGCGAAACACGCACTGGGGCACTCTCGAACAGGAGAATCTCAAGGTCTATCAGCCTGCCGCCGCCGAGGACGTCCGCCTGTGGTTCCTGAACAACCCCAACGGGGTGACGGGTGGTTTGACCTACAACACCGATGTTTTCGATGCGCCGCACATCGCTGACTGGATGACGCAATACAGCCAATTGCTCGCCGACGCCATCGCTGACCCCGAGGCCTCGCTCGCGGACTTGCCCGCCCTGCGCGGCACCGCGCAAGCCAGCCCGTCGACAACCTCGACGGCATCGCCCGCCGTTTCGCCGGGCTTGCCCGCCGCTGCAACCCTCACCGCAAACGATTTGCAAACCGAGACGGAGCGACAACTCGCCGCGCTCTGGACCGAGCTGCTCGCCACGCCGCATATTGCCCCCGACGACAATTTCTTTGACCTGGGCGGCCACTCGCTTCTGGTCATGCAGGCCTTGTCGCGTATGGAGAAACAGACGGGAAAACGCCTCGGCCCCCGGCATTACGTGTTCGATTCATTGCGACAGATTGCCCTCGAATACGACAAAGCAAAACAAGCCGCACCCAGCGGCAAAAAGAGCCTCTTCCAGCGCCTGTTCGGAAAAGAGGTCAGCAGTTCGACGCACTCAGCAAACTAA
- a CDS encoding cupin-like domain-containing protein, which translates to MQQTTPIGGGTDRATTQQPPQTHAPLAIEVVRAQDLPYTAFLHEYVRKNRPVVIADSVRDWPAMTRWTPDYFRDRFGDQTVQVSYTKRMPMRDFVDAVEASTVDAPGPYLYRLFIHDHLPQLLADLSPQNAYAFAGRHASPLMPERWRRPDGFLKLLMGGVGSKFPVMHYDLEHAHAQITEIYGDKEFYLFPPEDGDKLYPKPNQPNWSQVENPAAPDLSRFPRMVEATPYRTVLKPGQTIFIPMLWWHAARPLSISISVCTALMDRSNWSGFVEDVCDRSTNSAAKTALKRFYLAGAGSIMQVMENLQTATPFLAKSLKFPSALAPASPDFAKDPSQTPMKFRLSVE; encoded by the coding sequence ATGCAGCAAACCACACCGATTGGGGGTGGAACTGACCGCGCCACCACGCAGCAGCCACCCCAGACCCATGCGCCCCTCGCCATTGAAGTGGTGCGGGCGCAAGATCTTCCCTACACGGCGTTCCTGCACGAGTACGTGCGCAAGAATCGGCCCGTCGTCATTGCCGACTCGGTGCGAGACTGGCCTGCGATGACCCGCTGGACGCCCGACTATTTCCGCGACAGGTTCGGCGACCAAACCGTTCAGGTGTCCTACACCAAACGCATGCCGATGCGCGACTTCGTCGATGCCGTCGAGGCCTCGACCGTCGACGCGCCAGGGCCTTACCTCTATCGCCTGTTCATTCACGACCACTTGCCGCAACTGCTGGCCGATCTCAGCCCGCAGAATGCCTACGCCTTTGCGGGGCGCCACGCAAGCCCGCTGATGCCCGAGCGGTGGCGTCGCCCCGACGGCTTTTTGAAATTACTCATGGGAGGTGTGGGCAGCAAGTTTCCTGTGATGCACTATGACCTCGAACATGCGCACGCACAGATCACGGAAATCTACGGCGACAAAGAGTTCTACTTGTTCCCACCCGAGGACGGCGACAAGCTCTACCCGAAACCCAATCAGCCAAATTGGTCGCAAGTGGAGAACCCGGCCGCCCCGGACCTGAGCCGCTTTCCGCGCATGGTCGAGGCCACACCGTATCGCACGGTGCTCAAGCCAGGGCAGACCATTTTCATTCCCATGCTGTGGTGGCACGCGGCCCGGCCCCTGTCGATTTCCATCTCGGTCTGCACGGCCTTGATGGATCGCTCGAATTGGTCCGGTTTTGTGGAGGATGTCTGCGACCGATCCACCAACTCGGCGGCCAAGACGGCGCTCAAGCGTTTCTACCTCGCGGGTGCGGGCAGCATCATGCAAGTCATGGAGAACCTGCAGACGGCAACTCCGTTCCTTGCCAAGAGCCTCAAATTCCCGTCGGCCCTTGCACCGGCATCCCCAGACTTCGCCAAGGACCCCTCGCAAACGCCGATGAAATTCCGGCTTTCAGTCGAGTAA